DNA sequence from the Thermococcus sp. genome:
GAAGCTCGTCCTCTTCACGACCGGGGCCTGTCCGAGGGACTGCTTCTACTGCCCGCTGAGCCCCTGGCGGAGGGAGGACGTGGTTTACGCCAACGAGAGGCCGGTTAAGAGCGTTGATAACATCATAGGAGAGGCGATGATTCAGGAAGCAAAAGGGGCTGGCGTCACCGGCGGGGACCCGCTGGTGAGATTAGACAGGACCGTTGAGTATATCCGCTCTCTGAAGGAAGCATTCGGCGAGGACTTCCACGTTCACCTGTACACGACGGGCGCTCTGGCCACCAAGAAGAACCTTGAGATGCTCTACGACACCGGTCTGGATGAGATACGATTCCACCCGGACCTATTCAACCCGAACTCGAAGCTCTTCAAGGTGGAGATTGAGAACATTCACAATGCTTTCGACTTCGACTGGGACGTTGGGGGAGAAATTCCCTCGATCCCGGGTCAGTTCGAGAGGATGAAGTGGTACGCGGAGTTTTTGGACAGCCTTGGAGCGAAGTTCCTCAACGTGAACGAGCTTGAGTTCAGCGAGACAAACCTGAGGGCGATTCTCGACAGGGGGTACCGACCGATAAGCAACGAGAGTCCGGCTATAAAGGGTTCCCTTGGGCTCGGGCTTAAGCTGTTAGAATGGGGTGAGGAGAACACGTCGCTGAGCTATCACCTGTGCACGGCAAAGCTGAAAGATGCCGTCCAGCTAAGGAACAGGCTGAGGATGATGGCCAAGAACGTGGCCAAGCCTTACATGGAAATCACCAAAGACGGGACGCTTCGGTTTGGTATAGCCGAATACGGTGATTTGGACGAGCTCTACGCGCTCCTCGTCAGCGAGGCTGAAGTTCCAGCTGAGTGGCTCTACATAAACAGGGAGAAAGGCAGGATAGAGATGCCTGAGGAAGTTGCCCTTGAGCTTGCCGAGGCGATTGAAGGCGATGTTCGCTTTTTCATCGTCGAGGAGTACCCGACTTTCGACAGGCTTGAGGTGGAGAGGGTTCCGTTGCCCTAATCCCTGAGGGCAAGTCTCAGGAGCGGGTCGGTCAGCCTGTACTCCCCGTTTTCTTCTTCGATCCAGCCCATCTTCTTCAGGTTCTTCAGAAGTTCGTGAAGTCTCGGCTCGGGGGTTCTCATTTTCTTGAGTTCTAAGTAGTCCCGTATGAGGCTCCACCTGTTGTAACCCAGTGCTATCGCCCTTAAAATTCCAATGTACCGCCTGCTCCGTCTTTCAAGCTCTGAGAGCTCGCCAAGGAGGAGACCTTTGGCGATGTTGAGGGTTGACTCCATAGCCCTCTGAAAGTCATGGGTTTCGAGGTATCTCGCCCCAAAGAGAACGAGCCAGCCGGGTATGCCGTCGAGTATGGAGACGGCCTTCTCAATGTCTTCTTCCAGTACTACAACCCCTACCTCTTTAAATCCTACCCGCAGGAATGCTTTTGATGTCTCACTATCAAAGGGCTTTACGTATATCTCTCCCCCGACCCTTCCGTAGAGGGGGCTCTCATAGTCGTCTATGCCGAGAAAGTCATGCAGAAGTCCAACCTCCGAGCCCGTCAGTATGATCCGTAGATTGGGCAGGCTGTCGTATGCGTGGGCAAACAGCGCCAGGAGCTCCTTTCCGCCCCGCGAGCCGTAGAACCTGAGGTACTGGGCCTCGTCGAAGGCTATAATGAACTTCCCGGTTTTTTCTCCGAGTTCATTCAGCTCCCTGAATATCTCCCGGAGGGAGGCATCCCGGGGCTCAATCTGAAGGAACCTCAGGTTCAGTTTTACCCTGAACTTCGAGGCTATTCTCTGGAAGATGCTTCCTTTCGACTGGAGCTCCCGGATGAGGTCGTCCCTGGTTATGTGCCCGCTCTCGGCGTAGAGCTCCCTGCAGTCTATCAGAATCCCTGGGTTCTCGGTGAGGTAAGCTCTGAGGATGGAACTTTTGCCAACGCGTCTTATTCCAAGGAGGAGCGTTAGTGGATAGCGCTCGATGCTGTTTTCCAGTTCTCTGAACTCCTTCTCCCTGTCAA
Encoded proteins:
- a CDS encoding radical SAM protein; its protein translation is MVRGTPYFSYVVRELPTGCQLCVRGEKLVLFTTGACPRDCFYCPLSPWRREDVVYANERPVKSVDNIIGEAMIQEAKGAGVTGGDPLVRLDRTVEYIRSLKEAFGEDFHVHLYTTGALATKKNLEMLYDTGLDEIRFHPDLFNPNSKLFKVEIENIHNAFDFDWDVGGEIPSIPGQFERMKWYAEFLDSLGAKFLNVNELEFSETNLRAILDRGYRPISNESPAIKGSLGLGLKLLEWGEENTSLSYHLCTAKLKDAVQLRNRLRMMAKNVAKPYMEITKDGTLRFGIAEYGDLDELYALLVSEAEVPAEWLYINREKGRIEMPEEVALELAEAIEGDVRFFIVEEYPTFDRLEVERVPLP
- a CDS encoding ATP-binding protein, with protein sequence MLFDLKPKSRREEIFDREKEFRELENSIERYPLTLLLGIRRVGKSSILRAYLTENPGILIDCRELYAESGHITRDDLIRELQSKGSIFQRIASKFRVKLNLRFLQIEPRDASLREIFRELNELGEKTGKFIIAFDEAQYLRFYGSRGGKELLALFAHAYDSLPNLRIILTGSEVGLLHDFLGIDDYESPLYGRVGGEIYVKPFDSETSKAFLRVGFKEVGVVVLEEDIEKAVSILDGIPGWLVLFGARYLETHDFQRAMESTLNIAKGLLLGELSELERRSRRYIGILRAIALGYNRWSLIRDYLELKKMRTPEPRLHELLKNLKKMGWIEEENGEYRLTDPLLRLALRD